A region of the Myxococcus stipitatus DSM 14675 genome:
TCCCGTCCGTGGTGAGATGCGGATGCTCCAGCAACACCGTGGCACCTGGGCGCGCGCGCGTCAGGTTGGCGCCCGGGATGGGCGGCAGTTGCGTCCACGCGGCCTCGGTGGCGGACGCGCCCATGCCGATGGCCGTCACCGGGTGGCGCAGTCCCTCCGGCGTGAGGCGCGCGGTGAAGGGCTCCGGGTTGGCGGGGCCCGCGGCGACCACGGGCAGCGCTTCCATGAGCGTGGGCATGTTGGCGCGGCCCTCGCCCAGCACGCTGTCACCGCCCAGCATCACGAAGGCGCCGCCGTTGTGGATGTAGCGCTCCAGGTTGCGCTCGTACTCGGCGATGGAGAGCGACGGGTCCGTGTAGCCGAAGTTCTGGAAGATGACGACGTCGAAGGTGTCCAGCTTCGTGTCGAAGATCTCCTCCATGGGGAACGGGATGAGCGACAGCTCGCGGTCGTTGTTCGTGCCCGGGTCGTCCGACAGCGTGCGCAGGATGTAGAACGAGATGAGGTCCACGTTGGCGTCCTGCTTCAAGAGGCCGCGCAGGTAGCGCTCGTCCCACGAGGGGCGGCCCACCACCAGCAGCACGCGCACGCGGTCCCGGATGACCTTCAGCGTGAAGGAGCGGCTGTTGTTCTCCGCCACCGCCTCGTCCGGGAAGGTGGGCACCGACACCGTGTAGACGAAGCGTCCCGTCTGGTCCGGCGTGAAGGTGAAGGACACGGGCTTCACGTCGTCGGAGGTCTCCAGGCGCACCGTCTTGCTCGCCACCGTCTTGCCCTCCTGGCGCAGCACGACGGGAATCTCCTGGCCTCGGAAGCCCCGGCCATGAATCTCCGCCTCCACCGTGAGCGAGTTGCGCACGAAGGCGAAGTCATCCACCTTCAGCGCCTCGATGGAGAGGTCCTTGAGCGCCTCCTGTCCCACGGTGAAGGTGGAGACGGGCACGCCCAGGTCCACCAGCGCCGCGCGAGCACGGCCCACCGCGCCCGACTTCAGCTCCGCGTTGTCGGTGCCATCACTCAGCAGCAGCACACCGGACAGCTTGCGCGCGCCCTGCCCCGCGCCCGCCACCGAGCGCAGCGCGGACAAGAGGTCCGTGGTGCCGCCCCGCGGAGGCTCCTTCACCAGCGACGCGGCCGTCACCGGCGTCAGCTCCGGGTCGAAGCCGTGCAGCTCCACCGTGAAGCGGTCCTGCAGGGCCTCGAGCCCCGGCGCCGCCTTCTCCAGGAAGCGCGCCACCTGCGCGGTGCGCGTGGGCCCGCCCGGCTCCGAGGGGAAGTCCATGGACGCGGAGCGGTCCACCAGCACCGCCACGCGGTTCTTCATCCGCGCCACCTGGAGGTGGCGGATGCCCGGCTCCAGGAGGAAGAACAGCGCGGCCACGCCCGCGCCCACGCGCAGCGCCCACAAGAGGACGCGGCGTCCTCGCGACGGCTCCTTGCGCACGCCCCACGCGGCCAGCGCCACTCCCAAGAGCAACCCGAGCGCGAGGAACACCACCGCCCAGGTGGGCAAGGGAGAGAGGCTGACGAGCTTCCAGGCGTTGAAGGTGGGGGAATTCATCCAGGCTCCCGGCGTCGGCCGGTGGCTTCAGCGCCGCTTGTTGAGGATGAGCGGCAGGTGGACGGCGTCGTCCTTGTAGTCCAAGCAGAGGGCGTACATGCACACGTTGATGCCCAGGCGCACCGCCAGCTCGCGCTGCGGCTCCCCGCCAGGGCTCACGTCGAACTCGAAGTCGCCCGTCTCATTGCGGCTCCACGCCCCGGCCACGTCGTTCTGCGAGTACAGCACCGCGGAGCGCTTGCCCAGGTTCGCCGCCAGCATCTGCGGCTTGTTGAGCAGCCGTCCCGGCGCCGCGTCCAGGAGGAAGAAGGACTTGAACACCACGTGTCCGGAGCCCACCTCCGTCAGCGGGCTCTGCGGCAGCACCCGCGCCATCTCCCGGCGGAAGCTGGCGTCGAAGCCATCCCCGTCGCTGCCGTCGTTGGCGTCCGCCAGCATGAAGCCGCCGTACGTCAGGTAGCGGCGCAGGTTGGCCACCTCCGCCTCGCTCAGCGGGGGGAAGGCGCCGTCACCGCCGAAGTAGAGGAAGGGGTACTCGAAGAGGTCCGGGCTGCTCAGCGCGAAGGGGCGCGCGTCCGGCACCACCTCCACGGACGTGCGCCGCTGCAGCTCCCACGCGATGCGCCGCAGCCCCGACAGCCGCCCGTCCCAACGTCCTCCGTGCTTCGCGACGGCGGGGATGAAGCGGCTCTTCTCACCGAAGGCCCACGCGCGCCGGGACAGCAGTGGGGCGAGCGCGGCGGTGCCGAGCAGGAGATTTCGACGGGTCAGACGCCGCGCGGACATAGAGCGCTTCTATATACCGTCGACGGGTGCTCGCATTCCCCGGTATAGAGCGGAGCCATGGCAAAAGGCGGACAGACGCCGGAGCCGCCTGGCTCTCCCGAGGTCCGGGCCGCCTGGGCGCGCAAGGAGGCTGGAGACGTCGCCGGGGCACGGCGCGACGCCGAGCGTCTGCTGGCGGGCACTCCCTCCCCCGAGGACCGGGCCCTGGCCGAGGAGCTCCTGCGGCGCTCCTCCACCCCTCGGGCGCTCTACGGCTTCGCCCTCCTCGCCGCCGCTGTGTTCACCGGGCTGCTGTTATTGGCCTGGACCCGCTACGCTTAAGCTACATCGTCGGCGCCCTGGAGGCCCCACCGGGGCCAGCCCTGGCGCGCCGCAATGCAAGGAGTTGGAGCCATGGAAGGCCTCCTCCAGGCCCTCAAGGCCTATCAGGAGCTCAACCCGTCGGGATGGGTCGGCATCTACCGGCTCCTGCCCATGTGGGCGGGCATCGTCTGCTGCGTCATCGGCGTGGCGCTCCTGCTCGTCGGCGGTGGGCCTCGCATGTTCCGCTCGCTGGCGGGCCCCCTGGGCGCGCTGCTCGGGCTGGTGTGGACGAGCGCCGTCGCCGCGAAGCTGGGCCTGACGGAGCTGGACCCGCGGATGCCCTCCTTCGTCGCCGCGGCGCTCATGGTGCTGGGCTTCCTGTTCCCGCCCGCCATCACCTTCATCGGCCTGGGCGTGCCGCTGGGCCTCGTCGCCGGGCAGATCGCCGGCCCCCAGGACTTCCTCCTGGGCTTCGCGCCGGGCTTCATCATCGGCGGGCTGGTGGGCGCGCTGCTCCACCGCATCGTCAGCGCCGTGGTGGCCTCCGCGGTGGGCGGCTGGGTGCTGGTGATTGGCGCGCTGGCGGCGCTCCATCAGTTCGGCGGACTGGTCGCCACCCTGGCCAGCAAGCCCTGGGGCGTCATCGTCGCCGCGGGCCTGTTCGCCGTCGCGGGCGCCGTGTACCAGATTGCCATGCGCCCCTCGCCCGAAGAGGCCGAGAAGCAGCGCGGCGAAAAGGACCGCCTCAAGCAGCGCCAGGCGGAACAGCGGGCGCTCGAGAAACGTTGGGGGGTCAAGTAGACAACCTCCGGGGACAGCCCGCCGTGCTTTACGTCTCCCGGCGTGGCGCGTACATTCCGCCGGCTTTCCCCCCGGAAAACCCCCGAAGGATTGATGGGCCAGCCCAGGCGCAAGGAGAAGGAGAAGCAGGACTCCCCCTCGGAGGCCACCCCCAGGCAGGAACCCACCGCGGGCAGCGCGTGGGTCAAGCCCGAGGGGTTGTCGCGCCGGGGCTGGGCCGTGCTTGTCGGGTTGATCCTCTTCATCCAGTTTCCGCTCATCCACCATGTCTTGTTTCGGGCGGAAGCGGAGGCCACGACGACAGTCCCCTACACCCAGGACTTCAGCGACTCCAGCGTGGTGAAGCGGGACTTCTTCACCGTGGGAGGCTACTGGCGGGTGTTGGGTGGCGAGCTGCTGGCGCCCGGGGTGAAGAACAACCCGCTGTGGCTCCAGGCGCCGCTGCCGGACGACGTGGCCATCGAGTTCGACGTGCGCTCGGAGCTCCCCGAGGGCGACATCCGGGTGGAGGTCTTCGGCAACGGCGTGGACCCGAGCTCCGGCTACGTCCTGGTGCAGGGCGGCTGGAACAACTCCTCGTCGGCCATCGCGCGGCTGGACATGAACGCGCCCCTGATGGAGGCGCTCAAGCGCCGCGCGGCGCGCAAGGCGGAGTCCCAGGGCGACACCGCCCAGGCTGTCGACGTGGCCAGCGTGTTCAAGGACGACACCCGCGTGCGCGTGGAGGCCAAGGGCACCCCGGTGCAGGCGGGCCGCACGTACCACTGGCGCATCGAGCGGCGCGCCACGCTCCTGCGTTGGTACATCGACGGTGAGCTGTTCCTGGAGCTGGACGACCCGCGCCCGTTGAAGGGCCAGGGGCATGACCGCCTGGGGCTCTCCGGCTTCGAGTCGCAGATCTTCTACGACAACCTCCGCGTGGACACGCCGGACCGGATGCCCGCGAAGCTGGCGCCCGCGGCGGCCGTGATTCCGGCGGGGCCCTACGCGGACGACTTCAACCGCGACACGCTGGGCGACGCGTGGAACGTGACGAACGCCGCGGCGACGAGGCTGGTGGATGGCGCGCTGGTGGTGGAGCAGCTCCACAACCGCCCCGTGTGGCTCAAGCGCCCCCTCCCTCGCGACGCGGTGATTGAGTTCGACGCGTGGACGGACGACCCCCAGGGCGACATCAAGGTGGAGGCGTGGGGTGACGGCCGCTCCTTCTACGCGGGGGACCTGCGCCTGCAGTACACGGCGACGGGCTATGTCTTCATCTTCGGCGGATGGAAGAACACGCAGTCCGTCATCGCCCGCCGCAGCGAGCACACGCCGGACCGCGTCGCACGCGATGGCGCCTCCGTGGTGCCGGGCAAGCGTCACCACTTCAAGCTGACCCGGCGCGGCGCCACCCTCGCCTGGGAGCTGGACGGCCAGCCCTTCCTCACCCTGCAGGACCCCTCTCCCTTGGAGGGGGCTCGCAATCAGTACTTCGGCTTTTCGGGCTGGCAGACCCGGGTCCACTTCGACAATTTGAAGATCGAGCCGCTCGCCCCCTAGCGGCCAAGGAAAGTCATACCGTGCGCAGAGTTGGTATCTTCGGCTGGGGCGTCGTCGCCCCCCGGTCCAGGAACATTGAGGCGTTCGAGAGGAACCTCGCGTCCTCCGAAAGCTGGCTGTCTCCCTTCAACGGCTTCGGGCCCGACAACTTCCTGGTCGGCACGCCGGACTTCAACCTGGCGGAGTACAAGCCGTGGATTGACGCGCGCTTCCCCGCCAACCGCTTCTCGCAGCTGGAGCGGAAGATGGGGCAGCCGACGCAGTTCGCCATCGGCGCGTTCATCCAGTCGCTGGCGCAGAACCCGGGCATCGAGCAGGAGCTGCAAGCCCTGGGGCCCCGCGCCCACGTCTACGTGGGAACGGGCCTGGGAGACCTGCCCACCATCCAGGCCATCTCCCTGGACCTGTACCGCGCGCAGCGGCGGTGGAACCGCTTCTGGGCCGCGCCCGAGCGCAACGCCGTGCTGCGCCAGTGGCTGGAGACGCGCGAGGCGGTGGCCGGCCTGCCGCCGGAGCCCGCCACGGTCGACGAGGGCATCCGCGACGAGGCCGAGGACGCCTGGTGGGCGTACTGGACGGGCCGCTCCACGGAGCTGCGCGAGTACCTGACGGAGCTGCGGGACATCGAGGCCATCGGCGTGCCTGACGGCGCCGACGTCGAGTCCGCCAAGCTGGCCGTCATCAAGGAGAAGCGCACCCGCAACGCCCGGCTGCAGAAGAAGTGGAGCTCGCCGGAGCCGCCGTGGAACGCGGTGTCCTCCAACGTGCTGTGGAACATCCACAACACGCCCGCCTCGCAGATTTCGATGCTGGGCCGCATCACCGGCATGACGTTCGCGCCTGTCGCCGCGTGCTCGTCGTTCGGCTACGGGCTCAAGCTGGCGATGAACGCCATCCAGCTGGGCGAGGCCAAGGCCGTGGTGATGGGCATGACGGACGCGGCGCCCAACCCGCTGGTGGTGGGCGGCTTCTACAACGCCCGCGTCATCTCCGCGGACGCCGCCATCTCCAAGCCCCTCACCGCGCTGCGCGGCACGCACATCGCGGGAGGCTCCGTGGTGTGGGTGATGGGCGACTACGACTACTTCGTGTCCAAGGGCTTCAAGCCGCTGGGCATGGAGCCGGTGTCCGTGGGTGTCACCGCGGACGCCGACCACATCATCACCCCGTCGAAGGAAGGCCCCACGCTGGCCATCCGCGAGGCGCTGGCCGCCGCGGGCTGTACCCCCGCCGACGTGGGGAGCTGGGACTTGCACGCCACGGCCACGCCGGGTGACTACCTGGAGGTGCAGAACCTGCGCGACGTGATGCCGGAGTCGGTGCTCATCACCGCGCGCAAGGGCACCTTCGGCCACGGCATGTCCGCGGGCGGCGGCTGGGAGCTGACGGCGCAGTACCTGGGCTACGAGCGCGGCGGCGTGTTCCCCACCCCGCTGAAGCGCACGGAGCTCAACCAGCAGATCTCCCGTGTGCACGAGCGCTTCGTCTTCGACGAGGCCGTGGCCACGCCGGCCGGCTGCGCGGGCAAGCTGTCCATGGGCGTGGGCGGCATCAACGCGTGTGTCATCTCCCGCCCCTGGAAGAAGTGAACTAGCTCAGGGGTGGGCGCCCCGCGCGTCCGCCGCCAGCCTCGAGGCGGCCTCCGGGTCGAGGCGCTGGAGCAAGAGCAGCTCCAGCTCCAGGTCCCGGGCGTAGCTCTGCTCCGTGGGCAGCACGCCGCTGGTGGTGGCGCTCACGCGGGCCTGGGCCTGCTCCTCCTGAGCGCGCGTGGAGTTCCCCGTGGCGAGCTCCTGCGTCACGTAGCCGGTGCCCACCTGCTGCACCAGCCGGTTGCCTCGCATCACCCGGAGGATGGTGCCCCCTTGCGTCAGGGTGAGGCCCTCCACCAGGTAGCGTGAGGCCGACGCGGGTCCCAGCGTGCCCCCTCCGGAGTCGAGCCACTCCGTCTCCAGCACGTAGCGGCCCGGCATCTCCTTCCAGGAGTAGCCCCGCGCCTTGAGCTCCTCCTTCACCCCGGGCCAGATGTCCGGCAGCGTCTTGCGGTAGACGTGCTCCCCGGCCTTGTCGCGCAGGTAGTTCTGCCGCAGTGAGCTGGCGCAGCTTGCGAGCAGCACCAGCGCGACCCCCGAAAGACACACGCCCCAGACACGGCGACTGTGGCCCATGGACAACCCCCGGCAAGCAGTGGCGAGGGGAGCAGCATAGTCGCGCCCCTCGCCCGTGCTGAAGGTGCCCCTGGGCTCAGGCCTTCGGCGTCGCCACCAGGTCGAAGTCCGGGATGTGTTCGCGCATGAACTCGCGCATGCGCTGGATGAGCGCGGCCTCGATTTGACGCGCGCGCTCGCGGCTGACGCCGTACTTGTCGCCGATGTCCTGGAGCGTCAGGGGCTCGTCCGCGGTGAGGCGGTGCTCGAAGATGTAGCGCTCCTTGCCCTCCAGCGACCGGGAGAACTCCGCCAGCTTCTCCCGGAAGAGGGCCTTGAGCTGCTCGGCCCCCAGCCGCTCATCGGCGGGGACGGCGCCCGACGGCAGGTAGCGGTCCGCGCGGGTGGCCCGGGAGCCTTCGTCGTCCCCGCCCAGCGGCGCGTCGATGGAGACCTCGTCGTGGCCCAGCCGCTGGTCCATCTCCACCACGTCCTGCTCGGTGACGTTGAGGCGCTCCGCGAGCAGCTTGGGGCTGGGCTCGAAGCCCTGGGCGATGAGCTTCTCCTGCTCCTGGCGCAGCTTGAAGAAGAGCTTCCGCTGGGCCTCCGTCGTCCCCAGCTTCACCATCTTCCAGTTGTCCATGATGTAGCGAAGGATGTACGCCCGAATCCACCAGGCCGCGTAGCTGCTCAGCTTCACGCCGCGCTCGGGGTCGTACTTCTTCACCGCCTGCATCAACCCGATGTTGCCCTCCTGGACCAGGTCCAGCAGGGACAGCGGGTTGCGGTGGTACTCGTGGGCC
Encoded here:
- a CDS encoding glutamine amidotransferase; amino-acid sequence: MNSPTFNAWKLVSLSPLPTWAVVFLALGLLLGVALAAWGVRKEPSRGRRVLLWALRVGAGVAALFFLLEPGIRHLQVARMKNRVAVLVDRSASMDFPSEPGGPTRTAQVARFLEKAAPGLEALQDRFTVELHGFDPELTPVTAASLVKEPPRGGTTDLLSALRSVAGAGQGARKLSGVLLLSDGTDNAELKSGAVGRARAALVDLGVPVSTFTVGQEALKDLSIEALKVDDFAFVRNSLTVEAEIHGRGFRGQEIPVVLRQEGKTVASKTVRLETSDDVKPVSFTFTPDQTGRFVYTVSVPTFPDEAVAENNSRSFTLKVIRDRVRVLLVVGRPSWDERYLRGLLKQDANVDLISFYILRTLSDDPGTNNDRELSLIPFPMEEIFDTKLDTFDVVIFQNFGYTDPSLSIAEYERNLERYIHNGGAFVMLGGDSVLGEGRANMPTLMEALPVVAAGPANPEPFTARLTPEGLRHPVTAIGMGASATEAAWTQLPPIPGANLTRARPGATVLLEHPHLTTDGKNAPLVAVWDYGRGRSLVMATDASWYWAFAAHRDGSPNRAYDRFWGNALRWLVRDPDLTTLKVTADPPAVEPGRPVAVVVQARSADYQPAQDAQVRVELFSVASQKAVAVQTGATGQDGVVRLEFAPPEPGPYKLLATAKKGETELGQGEDAVAVRAVGPELSDASVRPELMEAIAQVTGGKSYKLPQDGLPDVPLLDPPVVEVGRAKDQPLWDRWYYLVALIGLLGAEWFARRRFGYV
- a CDS encoding DUF4159 domain-containing protein; this translates as MSARRLTRRNLLLGTAALAPLLSRRAWAFGEKSRFIPAVAKHGGRWDGRLSGLRRIAWELQRRTSVEVVPDARPFALSSPDLFEYPFLYFGGDGAFPPLSEAEVANLRRYLTYGGFMLADANDGSDGDGFDASFRREMARVLPQSPLTEVGSGHVVFKSFFLLDAAPGRLLNKPQMLAANLGKRSAVLYSQNDVAGAWSRNETGDFEFDVSPGGEPQRELAVRLGINVCMYALCLDYKDDAVHLPLILNKRR
- a CDS encoding beta-ketoacyl synthase N-terminal-like domain-containing protein, with amino-acid sequence MRRVGIFGWGVVAPRSRNIEAFERNLASSESWLSPFNGFGPDNFLVGTPDFNLAEYKPWIDARFPANRFSQLERKMGQPTQFAIGAFIQSLAQNPGIEQELQALGPRAHVYVGTGLGDLPTIQAISLDLYRAQRRWNRFWAAPERNAVLRQWLETREAVAGLPPEPATVDEGIRDEAEDAWWAYWTGRSTELREYLTELRDIEAIGVPDGADVESAKLAVIKEKRTRNARLQKKWSSPEPPWNAVSSNVLWNIHNTPASQISMLGRITGMTFAPVAACSSFGYGLKLAMNAIQLGEAKAVVMGMTDAAPNPLVVGGFYNARVISADAAISKPLTALRGTHIAGGSVVWVMGDYDYFVSKGFKPLGMEPVSVGVTADADHIITPSKEGPTLAIREALAAAGCTPADVGSWDLHATATPGDYLEVQNLRDVMPESVLITARKGTFGHGMSAGGGWELTAQYLGYERGGVFPTPLKRTELNQQISRVHERFVFDEAVATPAGCAGKLSMGVGGINACVISRPWKK
- a CDS encoding sigma-70 family RNA polymerase sigma factor gives rise to the protein MASGGKRTKGTSSRPKSKRAAGSAPPRAEEVDAQSEDAGAESQVDPDALEPDEAELVEVEPEEDAPRPAPTKALARAGESGLSNRDPLQAYMAEVQRHPLLSREEELALSRQYRDTQDVRTAYRLVASNLRLVVKLAHEYHRNPLSLLDLVQEGNIGLMQAVKKYDPERGVKLSSYAAWWIRAYILRYIMDNWKMVKLGTTEAQRKLFFKLRQEQEKLIAQGFEPSPKLLAERLNVTEQDVVEMDQRLGHDEVSIDAPLGGDDEGSRATRADRYLPSGAVPADERLGAEQLKALFREKLAEFSRSLEGKERYIFEHRLTADEPLTLQDIGDKYGVSRERARQIEAALIQRMREFMREHIPDFDLVATPKA